In the Primulina tabacum isolate GXHZ01 chromosome 15, ASM2559414v2, whole genome shotgun sequence genome, CATAAGGGATGCATCAAGGAATAGCAGGAACGAACCAATATCGCCATTTAAGGGATTCAAGTTCTTCCAGCCTTCATCCACGGCTCACGCTTGCGAAAAGCTTCATGCATCCAATCCCACGATGAAAAGAACAATGGAATGGCCAAATTGTGTTCTTTTAGGTTGCACTTTAAACAAATTGTCTGCATACAATCCATCCAAAACTCCATCCATAGACCATAGAGTGAATGCCATGAGTTCCCAACAAAAAGTAATGCTTAATTTTCTGAATATGAAGCGCCCCAAAAATCAAGAAAGTAATATCGATCAACTTCATGACCAAAGCTAGCAACTTTTGGCCTTGAGAGATCCTTACTCCAAAACCTCAGCATACATAATAACTCGCAAGGGCTATCTTTTATACCAAAACCCAGAAAAATCGAAAAAGATTTAAATCTCGCCGGTGAACTCCACGATTATGCTCAGCAAAATAACTTtggctatatatatattatatatatatatattcaagtggggaaattatttttcaaaaaccaAAGTATATAAAAGATACAATTTTAtcaattaaattttctttttgcgGTAAAGATCAAAGGAAAACAAAACAGTAAAAACTACACATTTAGTCGCATGCgcacaaataataaataaacatttagcgtcatattataaaataacattAGCAAATTCTGTGAAAAAATTAATCTAAttcattaatttaattttgaaaaaaaaaataatgatattttctataataaaacAATGTATATTCTTAATTTCCAATtcgaccaaaaaaaaaaaatacacgaGAAGTTAATTTAGATAAAAGTATGAAGTTTTTATAAGCCACTCATCTAATCCTAAAATAACACCACTGCAGGCATTTTATAGTgttattcaaataattttttcaagACTTGTTCTAACTTACTATATTGGAAAATTTAATATAagtttatttaaaaatcatttttctttcctAGATGCAATTTGATGTAATAAATTgtcaataatatttatttaattcaacgAAAGTAATAGATGATTTAAACCTTGTGCTACAGTTGGTCCACAAAAAATCCCGAATGGAGAAAAATTGTCATTtatccaataatatgacgtctaCATACATTTTCGTGTAAAATTCTTGGTAACAATGTTAGCATCTCAATACAGCTTGATTGTATTCTTGTCATGTCCAGACAAGAGCCTCAAATGAGAGAGTTTTAATGATCTGTGTCGCGCAGTCGAATTCTGCAACAAGTATGGAAGTATGTGTTCTTCAATTTCATCATAAGAGATTTCAAGATGGCTTCCAGATGCTTTTACAAACTTAACTTTCCCAGCTTCATCCAGCTTTTTCAGGCCTATCCAATCTTCGGTATAGAGTGTTGTCTGTAAAGATTCAACGATGCAGCTTGCTTTAGCATGCATAATCACGAGATTGAACTGGGAGATGTGTTGTTAGTGACATTAGCAGTATATCTATATTTAGTTCATGCGTCTTAATTCGGACCCTCTTCTCGATTCAAGTCTGATGGTGAGCCTCAGCTATGTCGCACTCCATTGTATTGGCTCTGTCAAGATACAAGCTCAAAAGTACAGCtcggaaagaaaaaaaaaaaaaccaatccATTCGAACTAGGAGCGTCTCAAATTTAGgttaataatttgtagaatcGATGCGAGACTGTAACATACTAACGATTGATTCAATGTCAAACACGGGATAGATTTTGTGAGAACCGAATTCCCAGCCgctaacaattccagcaacAGTCAATAATTCAGAAGATGATATTTTCCAGCagaattccagcagacagttactgattcagcttagacttgtaactgaagcattaacatggaataaaggctgttaatggcagattatggtcattaatagggaggctaacagtcagattttggcatataaataacaccctcaagtcTCTGAAATGGGTTACACAAGCTTTGAGATTATCACTTAAATTTCGAGTTAAGAGAGAGTGCCTTTGTCAAgcagtaaaatccagtagcgagagcagccaaattccagtagacttcaaccgaaactttaTAGCAAATCACGGTAAGTGgacttatatataaatatcttgaaatcagtttgataattctgttttaaagtacagtttctgtatgtgtatttctgatatatgattttgaagcactgaaactccctagtgaactaatggtaggaatatatattctgaacatttctgaattctgattttgattctgattctggcctcaccccttagaggagagaacatataggggactgatatcagtttagccatgaaattcactaacgtgctcagtgcttactaattctgatttctgttctgaaacctgtgatttctgaattctagtttctgttctgaaaagatgagtttatgtatattattgtattactgtttctgttgaaaatgatttcgaaaactgggagttattcttgcccctgcttactgagtgacaatcatatcactcacccaccaaacctatctcagataagaacgagaaagaaaagttagaagaagaagagaagattcaattttggggctggtgatgaagattgttgttctcagttctgatttatattttaaattccgctgcatctgtttaGATATTGTaattctggttttacatttccgaggtaaaacattattaattgagttgtatcagacattgaatattcagtattatgaataaaagactggtttctgaattttgtacttctgaggcttattattttcgaatgtaaatttgagagcaacgtcggtgtcaaccaacccccgtcccggggcgtgacagatTTAATAAAAACCGTACACAAAAACTCTCCGATAAATTGTGGGTTCAAGAAGAGCAGACTCATAACTAATCATCGGCGTATGATAAGAAACAGGTACCTGCTGTGCGGACAAAAGAGTGTCCCACGAATTGTCTGGAAAGTACCCAAACCAAGAGGTCTCTTTCGGCACTAGAACGCTATCTTTCTCGAACTGGGTAAGGAACAATAGCTTGAGTCATATGTATCATATTGAAACACTCATGAAACTGGAGAAAATGTTAAGATTCCTTGTATCCAACtgataatcagaaccgaatatcAAACTTACCATTATAAGTACCAAATTCTGCAAGCTAGAAAACCGCTCCTTGTACTTGGGATTCTGGTGAAATTCATTATTTAGCTTGGGAAGGAACTTGCATCCATCCTTGTAGTCACTTAAATCCTGGTAAAATGATCgacagaatatcaggttcgaaTGGAGGCGTTACTGCCTTAGAACTCATGCGGATATGTTAAGACTATAGATTATATCAAACTAAGCCAAAATGACTTAGAATTCAATCATATGCTCGCATCGGGAAAAAAATTTGGGTTTAAAATCCAATTCATCCGTGTCTACTCTGTTATCTTTTGAAATTCATTAATAAATACAAAATGAGCAATTAAAGGATATGACATTTTTTCAACTACTCATTcgaaaaaaaaggaaatttaAAAGATAAATGTCTCCAACATGCATAGattagaaatataaaaatttaaatgcaaGGGCAATAAAAATAAGATCACTAATGTTTCATACTTATATGCATCAAGTCAATTCTTGCGATAAAATTTCACTCACGGTTGGAATTTTAATGTAGTTAGCCGGTGCCAAATGTTCCTGCAACGACACAAAGCTGAGACGATTCAAAAGGATATAGATTCCCATGATGTAAATAGTCGAatcaagaaaagaaaatttacaaGTATAGGAACTGAAAATTTGAcgtttcaaatttaaaatgcaACAATATGTTGAATGATTTCAAAACCTGGACAAAGTCGGTATAAACTGCCAACTGGATCAAAAAGTCCACGAGAATGCAAACCAAAGTAGACTGCAAGACCAAGAATAATTAAACCAGATGGCCAAAGCAAACCATTTCCACAGGTTATATATTCAAGTTATAAATGGTGAATGTAGAGTAAAGAAAGAATGGCACACAGTATGGGATTAAAGCATGAAGAACTGATACaatcattatcatttatgtaCACGAAGATATCTGTTGATAAATTTGGTAGAAAATCTTTTCTATAACCTGATCAGAATGAAGTAATAtcacatatatatcataatacagtaatatattatatgatttttaatatggtACACGGTAAAGTTTTTCCAAGATAATTGAAGAGCAATGCACGGGCACATCTGTCTTATACCATCAATTACTGTACTGAGTATTTTTAAGACATTTTTTAGCATATAAGCGTATATTATCTATATCAGGCTGTATTAGATTTCATCAAAGGTGATCTGT is a window encoding:
- the LOC142527986 gene encoding uncharacterized protein LOC142527986 isoform X2, whose amino-acid sequence is MALLEIFLFLCTVSVILSSRTVHSIPFVVFHGASESCEHEGVTHFTKVLSNWSGSPGYCIEIGNGGWDSWTVPFQKQTAIACKKVKKMGELSDGYNIIGISQGNIVGRGVIEFCDGGPPVRNLISLAGPHAGIASVPFCGSTLVCILVDFLIQLAVYTDFVQEHLAPANYIKIPTDLSDYKDGCKFLPKLNNEFHQNPKYKERFSSLQNLVLIMFEKDSVLVPKETSWFGYFPDNSWDTLLSAQQTTLYTEDWIGLKKLDEAGKVKFVKASGSHLEISYDEIEEHILPYLLQNSTARHRSLKLSHLRLLSGHDKNTIKLY
- the LOC142527986 gene encoding uncharacterized protein LOC142527986 isoform X1, coding for MALLEIFLFLCTVSVILSSRTVHSIPFVVFHGEFGAFQSLAYTFMGASESCEHEGVTHFTKVLSNWSGSPGYCIEIGNGGWDSWTVPFQKQTAIACKKVKKMGELSDGYNIIGISQGNIVGRGVIEFCDGGPPVRNLISLAGPHAGIASVPFCGSTLVCILVDFLIQLAVYTDFVQEHLAPANYIKIPTDLSDYKDGCKFLPKLNNEFHQNPKYKERFSSLQNLVLIMFEKDSVLVPKETSWFGYFPDNSWDTLLSAQQTTLYTEDWIGLKKLDEAGKVKFVKASGSHLEISYDEIEEHILPYLLQNSTARHRSLKLSHLRLLSGHDKNTIKLY